In the Malania oleifera isolate guangnan ecotype guangnan chromosome 1, ASM2987363v1, whole genome shotgun sequence genome, one interval contains:
- the LOC131167693 gene encoding uncharacterized protein LOC131167693, which produces MGSKSKSDNPRSGDGASPGKIFIGGLAKDTTYTQFNKHFGKYGDIIDSVIMKDRYTQQPRGFGFITYADPSVVDKVIADEHVINGKQVEIKRTIPKGSHPSKDFKTKKIFVGGIPSTLSEDELKNFFSKYGKIVEHEIIRDHATNRSRGFGFIIFDSEEVVDELLVNGNMIEMAGTQVEIKKAEPKKASNPPPAPAYASNSRARSFSDDFGGFGSSYGGIDSGFGPGPYRTPGGFSGRVGGGYGSYGSGGSEFGGGYGAFGSSSLGGYRGESSVGYSSRFGPYGGGFSGGYGGGSGLGAYGRGSEGYGGYGGSGYGGSYESGPGASFGGAGGLYGRGGYGGSSRYHPYAR; this is translated from the exons ATGGGTTCGAAATCGAAGAGCGATAACCCCCGGTCCGGCGATGGAGCGAGTCCCGG GAAGATTTTCATTGGAGGATTAGCAAAAGACACAACCTACA CTCAATTTAATAAGCATTTCGGAAAATACGGGGATATAATAGACTCCGTGATAATGAAAGATCGGTACACGCAGCAACCGAGGGGTTTCGGATTCATAACCTATGCAGATCCTTCAGTTGTTGACAAGGTTATTGCAGATGAACATGTAATCAATGGAAAGCAG GTTGAGATAAAAAGAACCATTCCAAAAGGCTCACACCCTTCGAAAGATTTTAAAACGAAGAAGATATTTGTTGGGGGAATACCATCAACGCTGTCTGAAG ATGAGTTAAAGAATTTCTTCTCCAAATACGGAAAGATAGTGGAACATGAGATCATACGCGATCATGCAACCAATCGTTCCCGAGGCTTTGGATTTATAATATTTGACAGTGAAGAAGTTGTAGATGAATTGTTAGTGAATGGCAATATGATTGAAATGGCTGGTACCCAG GTGGAAATCAAGAAAGCTGAACCAAAGAAAGCCTCCAATCCACCACCTGCCCCTGCATATGCTAGCAACTCTAGGGCTCGTTCTTTCAGTGATGACTTCGGTGGATTTGGCAGTTCTTATGGGGGTATTGACAGTGGGTTTGGTCCTGGTCCTTATAGGACACCTGGAGGTTTTAGCGGGAGGGTTGGTGGTGGTTACGGCAGTTATGGTAGTGGTGGCAGTGAATTTGGTGGTGGTTATGGGGCATTTGGCAGCAGTAGCTTAGGAGGTTACAGAGGTGAATCTTCAGTTGGTTATTCTAGTCGCTTTGGACCCTATGGAGGTGGGTTTAGTGGGGGCTACGGTGGCGGGAGTGGGTTAGGTGCATATGGGCGAGGAAGTGAAGGTTACGGAGGTTATGGAGGTTCAGGCTATGGGGGCAGTTATGAGTCTGGACCTGGTGCTAGTTTTGGTGGAGCTGGTGGGCTGTATGGGAGGGGAGGCTATGGTGGCAGTAGCCGATACCATCCTTATGCGAGGTAG